The sequence below is a genomic window from Calditrichota bacterium.
TATCCAAAATAGACTGCAAATCCAGAGACGCATTCAGAATTTTATTTGTTTCGAAGAGAGACGTTAATTCCAGATATCGGATTTTAAGATTTTCCAACTCATTGTTTTTCATATAGATTAAACCTATCGACGATTCCTGCTCCGTTTCATGATGATTTCCTGCTGCCGAAGTTTATCGGCACTTTCCGTGCGATGAATATATTTAATCATTTTTACACTGTTTTTGTGAAAAGGATTCACCCTGAACGTGACCTGATCCATAAGCGTCTGAATCAAATGAATTCCGAGCCCGCCCTTCTTAAATTGATTCAAATATTCCACCATATCCGGTCGGGTCAAATTCGCGATGTCAAACCCAACACCTTTATCCGAAACCGTGACCACAAATTTTTCGTTATTGAGGGTAATTTCAACTTGAATGGGGCCCACCGGCAAATTTTTGTAGGCGTGTTTAACCACATTGGTGCAGGCTTCATCGGTGGCCAACTGAATCTTATTCACATTATCCTCTGCAAAACCCGCGCGCCGGGCCAGTTTTCCCACAAAGTCCCTGATCAGCTCAAGATTAATGCTTTCGCTTGGAGTCGTAATTTTATATCTTTCTGTCTGCCGTTTCAAGTATGTTCTCCCATAGGTCTTCAAATTAGGCTGATTTAAATTTTTCAATGGCTTGTCCAAGGTTTTCATAAATTTCGTACAAATTGGGAAAGCCCAACAGATCAAATATCTTAAATACCCTGTCGTTGAGTTGGGCCAATTTAATATCACCCCCATTTTTCCGCACGTCTTCAATAAATCCCATAAATACCCCCAATCCGGCGCTGCTGATGTAATTCAAATCCGAAAAATCAATCACAATTTTATAGCGGTTACTTTCCAGTAGTTCCTGAATGGCTTTTTCAAAATCAGGAGCCGTATGAGCATCCAGGTATCCCTTAATGGTCAAAATTGAAATGTCGTCTTGATCCTGCCGAATAACCTCAAACTGATTCTGCTCCATTCAAACCTCCCAATTTATTCTTATGTTCATTCATTTTTTTCTGCAGACGTAACGTGCGCTTTCCGATTCATATTTTACGTTTTGAAATGAAGGCTACGCGAATTTCAGCTCAAATCACGGTTTTTTTACCCTTACAACAAGGATTGAAATATCATCGTGCTGCCGGGCTTCCCCCACAAATGATTTGAGTTGATGGACAATTGTATCCACAATTTCAGATGCCGACTTGCCCTTAATTTGCGACAGAACCGCTGTGAGCCGCTCCTCTCCAAATTCATCGCCTTCCGGATTGCGGGCCTCCGTGAGGCCATCCGTATAAAAAACAAAGATGTTTCCGTCCCGAATAGGCAGTTCCTGTTCATCCAAAATGCGATCAAATAATTTGCCTTCGTCGAGAGCCAATCCCATTCCTGCCGGCTGAAAGCGGAGCACCTCCCCCGTATCCGGTGAGATCACAAGCAAGGGACAGTGCCCGGCCCGACTAAAGCGAATACGATTCTTCTGCAGGTCCACAATCGCATAGATTAGACTAACAAAGGTTTGGCGATCCACATTTTGATAGAGAACACGATTCATTTGGGACAGCAGTTCCTTTGGCGACTGATAAATGCGGGCGTAGGCTTCGATAATCCCCTTCAATTCGGCCATATAAAATGCGGCGGAAATCCCCTTACCGGAAACATCCCCGATAATAATGCCCAGGCGAGAATCATCCAGAGAAATAAACCCGTAGTAATCGCCCCCTACTTCATTAGCCGTGATACAAATTCCTTCAATGTCCAACTGCTCCACAGCGGGCATTTGCTTCGGGAGCAGTTTTAACTGGGTTTCGTGGGCCACGCGCAATTCCTGAGCCAGGCGTTCCCTTTCAATGGATTCTTTCAGCAGGTTGGCATTTTCAATCGCTACCGTAGCCTGATTGGCAAAGGCTTGCAGCAATTCCCGGTCTTCATTATCGAAACCAAATTCCGTTCGTTTTGCGGCGTACAATATTCCAATTACATTTCCCTTTGAGATGAGGGGAACGGCCAGAAGCGAATTCAAATCCTTTTTCCAGAATTTAAGATGCTTCACCCGCAGATCCTTTGAAACATCATTAATCAGAACCGAGTATTTGTTTCGAATAATCCAATGGGACAAATTTCCCTCTTCACCGTCAAGCGAATAGTGCTTAAGATTGGTTTTATTGATCCCTCGCCAGGAAACGATTTTCCGGGCCTCGGTTGACGGATCGATCATCTCGAGCCAGCAGTAATCCGACGAGAGAACCTCCGTGGTCAGCTCCGTAACCTTTTTTAGTACGGCATCATAATCCATTACCGAACTGATGGTACGGCTGAGGTTGTGAAGCGAGCTGATTTCATTCATTTTCCGGTCGAAAATACTTGCCGTGGGCAGATGCAGCAAAATACTAAACAGAGAAAAAAGAACGTAAATATACACAAAATAGGCAACATACGCATCAAAGGCGGCAACCGTTAAGCTGTAATAATAAATACTTTGATAGGAAGATGAGCGGGACAACGCAATGGCACCCGGCAAAATAAGGACCCCTGCCCAAAAGGTGAGGATTTTTTGTTTTTTGTTGAGCATATTCACCCAGGCTGTGCGGAATGAAAGCAGCATCATAACAATCAGCATGGCCCCCGAGAGAATCCACTCCACCCGGTCGCGTCCCTTAAAGCTCCATTCGGCGTGGGCATTCCCGTATTGAAATTGTTCGTAGAGGACGTAAATCAGCAAAAGAATTAAGCCTGCCCAGAACAGACGACGGGTACCCTTCTTGCTCTTGTAAAAGATCAAATCCCTCAAAATAAACAAAATCGCAATAAAAAAGAGCGTCGCAAAAATTGAAACAAAGGTCGAATGAAGCAATGTCATCAGGGATGAAAACAAAACGGGCAAATCGGTCGTGGTTTTGTAATATTGAATCGGAAGCAAGAATTTGGGGAGGGCTGTTGCAAGGTAGACCCCCAGAATGGCAACAAAAAGCGATTTCAGTTTGAATAAAATATCCTTTTCCTGAATGTAATGCTGGCGATAGATGAGAGAGCTAAAAAACAACAGGGCAAAAACAATCATAAACTCACGCAAACCGTAAATATTCGAGGGGTAATTGCGCGTGTAGTAAAAGCCCAGATCAATCAGGAAAATAAAGGCAAGAAAAAAAATGCTCAGGACGAATAAAATAAGATTTGTTCGTTTTAATGTAATAATTTTCATAGATTTAGTATCACAATTTAGAATTTAAACGATCGGCCGTAAAATCGGTTGCAAAAACGCATCTTTTTCAACCAAAGGAGTGTCACTATTCGCTAAATTCAAATCCGCCTGACCCTGCGCACACCACCTGTGCCAATCCGTGGCCTGTTTTTTTACTTTTCAATGGCAATCCAGCCGGGAGCGGATTGGTACCGCTTTTCCTGACGAATCTTGCCTTCCGGTGAAACCTTTACCACGCGGGAATTGTAGGTGTCGGCCACAACGCAGGAGCCGTCAAACGGATCCACAACCATGTGTTTGGGAAACCCAAATCCCCGCAGCGAAAATTGCCTCGTCCCGTTTGGGCTCAGTTTCACCAACTCCGTACCAAGCCAGCCATACGATTGGTCGAAAACAAAAACGGCATTGCGTTTTGAATCCACGGCCACCCGATAGGCATAGGAAAATCCGTCAATGCGGTTCTTTATTTCGCCGTCCTTTAAAACCCGAACAACACGGGAGCTGTCCGCCACCCACACACTTCCGTCAGTTTCCACAAGACTGACCCATTTGGGGGCGGCCAGGCTCTGAACGGTTCGAAGCTCTTTTCCACTGCGATCCGAACGAACCAGGGTTTTCTGTTTCGAATCCACAATCCAGCAATCCCCCGTACTTTGATTCACCATCACCTGGCAGGGATACTCAAATCCGGTAATGGCAAATTTTCCATAACCGAGGGTATCCACCACTACAACGCGTTTGTTTCTCAGATCCGCCACCCACAAAAGAGACCCGGTTGTGTCGCAGGCAATCGACGAAATTCTTCCGAATCCGCGGATGGAGAATAACGTTTGCCCGGAATCAGAAATTCGGTAAACCTCGCCAAGATAATCATCTGCCACCCAAACACCCCGTCCTTGCCCGGCAAGGGCAATGGCTGCGGGAAAACCGCCGGTTGTCACTCCTTTATACGTGTGTTCAATGTCAAAAGTTAACTTGAATAACTGCCCCGTGGAATTAAAACTGACCCAGAAAAATGACGGGCCGGGTGTAATGGCCTGAGGCTCCGACCTGGGACTCTCATACCCATCGGCTACAAGCGAATAGCTGTAATAGTAGGTGGTTTTGTAAACGGTGTGACTGTCTACGAAGGTTTTTTTCTGAAGGGGGACACTGGCAATTTTTTCTACCGCCGTTGAATCCGTTCCCCGATAAATATGAATTCCGGTCAGCGAATTCAGCGCAGGCATCGGCCACGTCAGAAACACCTTGTGGTGGTCGGACAGGACACGCAGTCCGGTGGGTTTTCCTTTTGTAACTGGATTTAACGGGTCTAACGGATTCGCGTGTTTTCTCTCCGCACACCCCAACATCAGCCAACCCAGAAGCCAGACCAACGCCCCGGAGACTAAAACACGTTTAACGAAGGTTTTATTTTCGAAGAAAGCGGACATTCATTCCCATCCAAAGAATTCATTTTAAATACAAAAATGTAAATTTACTTCAAAATAATCAATTTGAAGTTTTAAATCAAGTTAAAATAAGAAGACGCAAGAATTTAAATTTTCGGGTTTTTGATGTTTACGGGCACATTCTCCTTGACACTCGGTCAGTTTTTTGATACTTTTGAATAAACGCGTAAGGTGTAAGCCGGCAGATTCAATTCTTTCATAAAGCGGTTAATATCAACTGTTCGTTTCCTAAAATTACGGGAGATAAGAACAACCAATGGAAACCTTTTCACCCAAAAGAAATTTCTTTTTTCCGGTGGCACTGATTGGATTTTCAGCCACTATTTCGCAAATCATTTTTTTGCGCGAGCTCATGGTCATCTTCACCGGCAACGAACTCTCGCTGGCCATTGTTCTGGGAAGCTGGCTGTTCTGGACATCCCTTGGCAGCGGGGCCATCGATCACTGGATTCCCATTCGGAAACAACCGGCCCTGTTTTTGGGGATCATCCAATTGCTTCTTTTTGTGATATTACCGCTTTCTCTGCTTTTTATGCGAAGCAGTTTTACGATTTTCCACCGGGCCCCGGGCGAAATTCTCGGCATTCTGCCCATTATCTGGATCTCTCTTCTCGTCACGCTTCCCTTTTGCCTGCTTTCGGGCTGGGCATTTGCACTGGCCGGTCGGCTGCTCTCGCCCCGTCAAATCACCGATTCCGACGCCATAAACCGCGTCTATCAAAATGAGGCGCTGGGTGCAACAGCGGGTGGAATTTTGGTAAGCCTCATCCTCTTGAAATTCTGGAACGGTGCATTTATTCTTTTTTTTGTGTCCCTGCTTAATTTTTACTCGGGACTTTTTCTCATTCTTGCCCGAAAAAAATCACGGACCAAACTATTTTTCCTCTTCGCCGGGTCTCTTTTGGTAACCTTCTTGATCATCGGTCTGGCAGGGCCCTTTCAAAAGAGAAGTCTTCAGTTCTTCTGGAGAGATCAAAAAATCCTTGCATCCAAAGACACCTTTTACGGAAACGTTACGGTGACGGAGTCAGGCGGTCAGGCCAATTTTTTCGAAAACGGGCTGCTCTCCTTTTCCGTGCCCGATCCCCTCGGTGCCGAGGAAGCCACGCAGTTTGCCCTGCTGGAACACCCTGACCCCAAAGAGGTGCTTCTGATTGGCGGAGGCGTTGGCGGACGATTGGCTGAAATTCTGAAAACCCCCTCAATCCAGTCGGTTGATTACGTGGAACTCAATCCGGCCGTTATTTCCCTGGGAAAAGCCCTTCTGCCTTCGCAGAAGTCCTCCCTCAGCGACCCGCGGGTGCACATTTTCACTCAGGATGCCAGACTCTTCCTGACCCGGACTTCCCGCTGCTACGACGTAATTTTGTCGGACATGCCCCCTCCGTACACCGCCCAGCTGAACCGATTGTACACGATTGAATTTTTTCGGGAGGCCCGCCGCCACCTTAAGAGCGGGGGCATCTTCTCGTTCGGTCTCCCCGGATCAGAAAATTTCATCGGCGCGGATCTGGCTCGATATCTGGCCACCTTTCAAAAAACCTTGCAGGCTGTTTTTACGGACGTCCTTGTTTTGCCCGGGAATACAATCCATTTTCTTGCAACCGATGAGGCCCATCTTCTCACCTCTGATCCGACTGTCCTGATTCGGCGCATACAGGAAAGACACCTTAAAACTCTCTACATCAGCCCCTACTATTTGCCGTACCGTCTGTCTGCCGAACGCAAACAATCGCTTCAAGAACGATTGCAAACAGCCATTCTGCCCCAAAGATTTCGCATCAACCGGGATTTCCGACCCGTGGCCTATTTTTATGATATTCTTTTGTGGAGCACTTATTTTTACCAGGGAACGCGGAATCTCTTTCGCTGGCTGGTGTCTGTACCGGTGTGGGCCTATTTTGCTTTTTCAGTGATGATTTACTTAATTTTGGCAGGCATTTTGTTCGCAAGCCGTTACGAAAAGATGCGATTAAGAATAGGCATTTCAATCGCAACCATCGGATTTACTGAAATTGCGCTTGAGATTCTCCTGATTCTGGGTTTCCAGATCATTTATGGGTACGCCTATTATCTGCTGTCAATAATTATTACCGTATTCATGGGAGGGCTGGCCGGGGGGAGCTGGTTTGCTCGCCGAAAAAGCCCGCGTATTAAAACCCCTTACCGCCTTTTTTCACGGGTTCAATTTGCGATGGCGGTTCTCCCGCTGGTCTACGGAGTCTTCCTGACCCTCACACATAACGTCTCGCATTCGGGTCTTGCCAACGGACTGATTTTTTTCTTTTTTGGCGTTTTTACCCTTCTGGCCGGGTTTCTGGCGGGTTTTCAATTTCCCCTTGGAAACATCCTGTTCCTTTCGGAAAAATCCGTGTCTTCTGCCGGCGATTGGGGAACCCTTTATGCCCTGGATCTGGCGGGGTCGATTCTGGGGGCCGTCCTGATCGCCGCCATTCTCACCCCCCTTCTCGGCGTGCTCACCACACTGTCTTTTCTGGCCGTTCTGAATGGCCTCGCCTGGCTTACACTGCGGGTTTAGCCCCCTTTTCCATTTGAAAACAGGCACAACCTCTTTATAACCTGCCCCTACTCTTCGCCAAAAACTTCCGCTGAGAAATAAAGAATTTCGGTGTCCGGGTCTTTCCACGCGTTTCGGGGGAGCCCCGCTTTTCGGCAGGTTTCCTCCACAAATTCCAACCGGTTCCAGTTGTAGTCGGTTGCAACCTGTGGAAGCAGGATACCCTGGTAGCCGTCTTTCCGAATAATTAATCCGTCTCTTCCGATTTTTATCTGTGACAAATCTTTGTTTTTCAGCACCTTTGGAACAGTCAGTACAGATATTTCAATGTGCAATTTTTGCAATTCGGACGGGCGGACGGGCATAAAACGAGGGTCGTGCAAAGCTGCTTCTTCAGCCACTTCGCGCACCGTTTGGTACAGGGGTTTAACGGGTAAAATGTAGCCGATACAGCCCCGCAGGCGGTGGTTTTCCGTAATTGTGACAAACGCCCCGCGCTTTTCCCTGAGACGCTTCGATTTTACAGTGAATTTCGGAACGGACTTCCCTTGAACCACGCTTTCAATGGTCACCTTGGCAATATGAAGGAGTTTCTGTTTTTCGGCTGGTGTCAGTCCCAAATCGATTCCCACCGGATCCTTTTTTTTCTGTGAAACGGGCTGGTAAAAAACGGCCGCCATGTAACCCACCACCCGGGATTTCGTGCCCGCGGTGTCGCCGGAATTCCTGTAATCAAGAATCTTAACCCGTTTTGCCCCCAATTTTTTGGCCGCAATCATGGTTGCCACAATCGGGCCGCCTCCGCAGGCCTCCACCTCGCGCCTTTCCAGTGCCCGCGCCAGTCCCTTGTAATCGTATTTCTTCACATAATTTATGAGTTTGTGGTCCAGCTCTTCCGCCTGCTCGTAGGGATAATAATGGGACAGGTCCGAACTGGCCACAATGAGTACATTTTTCCCGCGGGCCGCCTTTGCAATGGCTTCTCCCAGTACCTTGCACTTGTGATAATCTTGGTCACCCATAATAATGGGCACTATCTTAAAGGGCCCTTTTAGAACCTTGATTAAAAAGGGAAGCTGCACCTCCAGGCAGTGCTCTTTGTGAGGCAGATTTTCCTGAAGATGTCCCCGGGTTGAAAGCTGAATGCTTGGGTCATAATCCGCAATTTTCCGGGCCATTTTTGCATCTACCTTGAGTACACCCAGTGGAACCCGGTATCCACCCCGGGGGTAAACGGACGTAAAGGGAAAATATTCCACATGAGAGGGCCCCACCAGAACAACCGTGTCGTAGTGCCTGCCGACCAGCTGCTTGTAAGAGTAGGCCGCAACCCAGCCGGAATAAACATAGCCCGCGTGAGGAGCAATCAGGGCCACAATTTTCCCCTGAATATGGGCATCTTTGGCATCGCGGAGGTACATGTCGATTTGATTGCTCAAGGCCTGTGGATCGGCCGGGTAAAATTGTCCGGCCACGCCGGGGGGCCGAATCCCCTGGCCAAAAGCAGAAACCCACAACGACCCGACAAAAAGAAAAAAGATGCCCCCGAACAGAACAAAATATTTTGCCTTTTTCTTAAACATTTTAAGCCACCTTCTTTCGGATAACGTCAATTTGTTTGGGATCGGCTGTTCCAAGCCGGTGTTCGGAATCGGCCGCTGTAAAAATATACCGGGGCTCGCGATGGGCCTCTTTCAGCGACGGCAGTCCCTTTTCATGTCGTTTCTCTTCGATT
It includes:
- a CDS encoding SpoIIE family protein phosphatase — translated: MKIITLKRTNLILFVLSIFFLAFIFLIDLGFYYTRNYPSNIYGLREFMIVFALLFFSSLIYRQHYIQEKDILFKLKSLFVAILGVYLATALPKFLLPIQYYKTTTDLPVLFSSLMTLLHSTFVSIFATLFFIAILFILRDLIFYKSKKGTRRLFWAGLILLLIYVLYEQFQYGNAHAEWSFKGRDRVEWILSGAMLIVMMLLSFRTAWVNMLNKKQKILTFWAGVLILPGAIALSRSSSYQSIYYYSLTVAAFDAYVAYFVYIYVLFSLFSILLHLPTASIFDRKMNEISSLHNLSRTISSVMDYDAVLKKVTELTTEVLSSDYCWLEMIDPSTEARKIVSWRGINKTNLKHYSLDGEEGNLSHWIIRNKYSVLINDVSKDLRVKHLKFWKKDLNSLLAVPLISKGNVIGILYAAKRTEFGFDNEDRELLQAFANQATVAIENANLLKESIERERLAQELRVAHETQLKLLPKQMPAVEQLDIEGICITANEVGGDYYGFISLDDSRLGIIIGDVSGKGISAAFYMAELKGIIEAYARIYQSPKELLSQMNRVLYQNVDRQTFVSLIYAIVDLQKNRIRFSRAGHCPLLVISPDTGEVLRFQPAGMGLALDEGKLFDRILDEQELPIRDGNIFVFYTDGLTEARNPEGDEFGEERLTAVLSQIKGKSASEIVDTIVHQLKSFVGEARQHDDISILVVRVKKP
- a CDS encoding ATP-binding protein, which encodes MKRQTERYKITTPSESINLELIRDFVGKLARRAGFAEDNVNKIQLATDEACTNVVKHAYKNLPVGPIQVEITLNNEKFVVTVSDKGVGFDIANLTRPDMVEYLNQFKKGGLGIHLIQTLMDQVTFRVNPFHKNSVKMIKYIHRTESADKLRQQEIIMKRSRNRR
- a CDS encoding STAS domain-containing protein; the protein is MEQNQFEVIRQDQDDISILTIKGYLDAHTAPDFEKAIQELLESNRYKIVIDFSDLNYISSAGLGVFMGFIEDVRKNGGDIKLAQLNDRVFKIFDLLGFPNLYEIYENLGQAIEKFKSA
- the amrB gene encoding AmmeMemoRadiSam system protein B, translated to MFKKKAKYFVLFGGIFFLFVGSLWVSAFGQGIRPPGVAGQFYPADPQALSNQIDMYLRDAKDAHIQGKIVALIAPHAGYVYSGWVAAYSYKQLVGRHYDTVVLVGPSHVEYFPFTSVYPRGGYRVPLGVLKVDAKMARKIADYDPSIQLSTRGHLQENLPHKEHCLEVQLPFLIKVLKGPFKIVPIIMGDQDYHKCKVLGEAIAKAARGKNVLIVASSDLSHYYPYEQAEELDHKLINYVKKYDYKGLARALERREVEACGGGPIVATMIAAKKLGAKRVKILDYRNSGDTAGTKSRVVGYMAAVFYQPVSQKKKDPVGIDLGLTPAEKQKLLHIAKVTIESVVQGKSVPKFTVKSKRLREKRGAFVTITENHRLRGCIGYILPVKPLYQTVREVAEEAALHDPRFMPVRPSELQKLHIEISVLTVPKVLKNKDLSQIKIGRDGLIIRKDGYQGILLPQVATDYNWNRLEFVEETCRKAGLPRNAWKDPDTEILYFSAEVFGEE